A window of Citrus sinensis cultivar Valencia sweet orange chromosome 7, DVS_A1.0, whole genome shotgun sequence contains these coding sequences:
- the LOC102629982 gene encoding wall-associated receptor kinase-like 10 isoform X2 codes for MHNKISEQNTVESYLIMACHNSLVLLEIILLLCTIDASEPLMCDQCGDFGSDDYPFGIGEGCYFDKSFEVFCDNSSGSPKPLLKSINLNMLLNFVFQKGLIAVEAPVISLNSSKSMGNAKGVNLTGTPFSFSQKNNKFTAAGCDSYAKLNQKNDSSNSGKCQSVCTCDPTQYADCCDLLCTVPPNTKVFDTNSSYKYYQSIPQECSVVFVVEQEWLFNNYQTNSVVLKDQEQVPAVLEWGKYKGTCTEEYNSHTKMCNKDNHCLLQLGTGHFCLCDYTRSVASRHCAGDLICSTTSGHNCSECPQGYYLSSYNSDQEPLCSRSTQLTFGKKSRNKYIVIGCTSGGFGMLCLLTGAWWMYKFLKRKMEIMLKQKFFKRNGGLLLQQELASTEGCCLETEVPLLVYEFIINGTLFQYLHDQNEEFPITWEIRLRIAIEVSDAVSYLHSAASIPIYHRDIKSTNILLDGKYRAKVSDFGASRSMAIDQTHMTTQVQGTFGYLDPEYFRSSQFTEKSDVYSFGVVLAELLTGERAIRVTNFEEDKSLAAYFLCAMKEDSLFEILDAHVLKEASHEDIVTVAKLTNRCLNLNGKKRPTMKEVAVVLAGIKACDGTSNIIQESVESDIAESSETGESFTESYTDSVTIPVDADPLISKKWYYGEDPNCGRHL; via the exons atgcataataaaatttcagaacAAAATACGGTTGAGTCATATTTGATTATGGCTTGTCATAATAGTCTGGTTTTGTTGGAGATCATTTTGTTGCTATGTACAATCGACGCATCAGAGCCATTAATGTGCGATCAATGTGGGGATTTCGGATCTGATGACTACCCGTTTGGAATCGGAGAAGGATGCTACTTTGATAAGAGTTTTGAAGTATTCTGTGACAACTCTTCCGGTTCTCCGAAACCTCTACTCAAAAGCATCAACCTCAATATGTTGCTAAATTTTGTGTTTCAGAAAGGCCTTATAGCAGTCGAGGCTCCTGTAATTTCTTTGAATAGCAGCAAGTCAATGGGTAATGCTAAAGGTGTTAACCTGACAGGCACCccgttttctttttctcagaagaacaataaattcacTGCCGCAGGCTGTGACAGCTATGCCAAGCTAAATCAGAAGAATGATTCAAGTAATTCGGGTAAGTGCCAGTCAGTTTGTACGTGTGATCCTACACAGTACGCTGATTGCTGTGATTTGTTATGTACCGTTCCTCCAAATACTAAGGTTTTCGATACGAATTCATCGTACAAATACTATCAAAGTATTCCACAGGAATGCTCCGTTGTCTTCGTGGTAGAGCAAGAGTGGCTCTTTAACAACTATCAGACTAATTCCGTTGTTCTGAAGGATCAAGAACAAGTTCCTGCAGTGCTGGAGTGGGGGAAATATAAAGGCACTTGTACGGAAGAATACAATTCACACACTAAAATGTGTAATAAGGATAATCACTGTCTATTACAATTAGGCACAGGGCATTTTTGTCTTTGCGATTACACAAGATCCGTGGCTTCCCGACACTGTGCAG GTGACTTGATCTGTAGTACCACAAGCGGACACAATTGCTCCGAATGTCCTCAAGGTTATTACCTCTCTAGTTATAATTCTGACCAAGAACCACTATGCTCAAGAAGTACTCAATTAACATTTGGGAAAAAATCTCGGAACAAATATATTGTTATAG GTTGCACCAGTGGTGGGTTTGGGATGTTGTGTCTACTCACTGGAGCATGGTGGATGTACAAGTTTCTCAAGCGAAAAATGGAAATCATGCTCAAGCAAAAGTTCTTCAAGAGAAATGGTGGTTTATTGCTGCAACAAGAGTTAGCTTCCACTGAAG GATGTTGCTTGGAGACTGAAGTTCCTCTTTTAGTCTATGAGTTCATTATCAATGGAACACTCTTTCAATACTTACACGATCAAAATGAGGAGTTTCCAATCACATGGGAAATTCGACTGCGGATTGCTATTGAAGTTTCAGATGCTGTGTCCTATCTACATTCTGCTGCTTCGATACCCATTTATCATCGAGATATCAAGTCTACAAACATACTTTTGGATGGTAAATATCGTGCCAAAGTTTCAGATTTCGGGGCATCAAGATCTATGGCAATTGATCAAACACATATGACTACTCAAGTCCAAGGTACCTTTGGATACTTAGATCCTGAGTATTTTCGATCGAGTCAATTTACAGAGAAAAGTGATGTTTACAGCTTTGGAGTGGTTCTTGCTGAGCTCTTAACAGGAGAGAGAGCAATTCGTGTCACCAACTTCGAAGAAGACAAAAGTTTAGCAGCATACTTTCTATGTGCAATGAAAGAGGACAGTTTGTTTGAAATCCTTGATGCTCATGTCCTGAAGGAGGCTTCCCACGAAGACATTGTAACAGTTGCTAAACTCACAAATAGATGCTTGAATCTTAATGGGAAGAAAAGGCCTACAATGAAAGAAGTAGCCGTGGTATTAGCAGGGATTAAAGCATGCGATGGAACTTCAAATATTATCCAAGAAAGTGTTGAGAGTGACATAGCTGAAAGTTCTGAAACTGGTGAATCTTTCACCGAATCATATACTGATAGTGTCACTATTCCGGTGGATGCTGATCctctaatttcaaaaaaatg GTATTATGGGGAGGATCCCAAttgtgggaggcacctttaa
- the LOC102629982 gene encoding wall-associated receptor kinase-like 10 isoform X1, protein MHNKISEQNTVESYLIMACHNSLVLLEIILLLCTIDASEPLMCDQCGDFGSDDYPFGIGEGCYFDKSFEVFCDNSSGSPKPLLKSINLNMLLNFVFQKGLIAVEAPVISLNSSKSMGNAKGVNLTGTPFSFSQKNNKFTAAGCDSYAKLNQKNDSSNSGKCQSVCTCDPTQYADCCDLLCTVPPNTKVFDTNSSYKYYQSIPQECSVVFVVEQEWLFNNYQTNSVVLKDQEQVPAVLEWGKYKGTCTEEYNSHTKMCNKDNHCLLQLGTGHFCLCDYTRSVASRHCAGDLICSTTSGHNCSECPQGYYLSSYNSDQEPLCSRSTQLTFGKKSRNKYIVIGCTSGGFGMLCLLTGAWWMYKFLKRKMEIMLKQKFFKRNGGLLLQQELASTEGNIDKSKLFTSKELETATDHYNTNRILGQGGQGTVYKGMLADGRIVAIKKSKVIDESKVDEFINEVAILSQINHRNVVKLLGCCLETEVPLLVYEFIINGTLFQYLHDQNEEFPITWEIRLRIAIEVSDAVSYLHSAASIPIYHRDIKSTNILLDGKYRAKVSDFGASRSMAIDQTHMTTQVQGTFGYLDPEYFRSSQFTEKSDVYSFGVVLAELLTGERAIRVTNFEEDKSLAAYFLCAMKEDSLFEILDAHVLKEASHEDIVTVAKLTNRCLNLNGKKRPTMKEVAVVLAGIKACDGTSNIIQESVESDIAESSETGESFTESYTDSVTIPVDADPLISKKWYYGEDPNCGRHL, encoded by the exons atgcataataaaatttcagaacAAAATACGGTTGAGTCATATTTGATTATGGCTTGTCATAATAGTCTGGTTTTGTTGGAGATCATTTTGTTGCTATGTACAATCGACGCATCAGAGCCATTAATGTGCGATCAATGTGGGGATTTCGGATCTGATGACTACCCGTTTGGAATCGGAGAAGGATGCTACTTTGATAAGAGTTTTGAAGTATTCTGTGACAACTCTTCCGGTTCTCCGAAACCTCTACTCAAAAGCATCAACCTCAATATGTTGCTAAATTTTGTGTTTCAGAAAGGCCTTATAGCAGTCGAGGCTCCTGTAATTTCTTTGAATAGCAGCAAGTCAATGGGTAATGCTAAAGGTGTTAACCTGACAGGCACCccgttttctttttctcagaagaacaataaattcacTGCCGCAGGCTGTGACAGCTATGCCAAGCTAAATCAGAAGAATGATTCAAGTAATTCGGGTAAGTGCCAGTCAGTTTGTACGTGTGATCCTACACAGTACGCTGATTGCTGTGATTTGTTATGTACCGTTCCTCCAAATACTAAGGTTTTCGATACGAATTCATCGTACAAATACTATCAAAGTATTCCACAGGAATGCTCCGTTGTCTTCGTGGTAGAGCAAGAGTGGCTCTTTAACAACTATCAGACTAATTCCGTTGTTCTGAAGGATCAAGAACAAGTTCCTGCAGTGCTGGAGTGGGGGAAATATAAAGGCACTTGTACGGAAGAATACAATTCACACACTAAAATGTGTAATAAGGATAATCACTGTCTATTACAATTAGGCACAGGGCATTTTTGTCTTTGCGATTACACAAGATCCGTGGCTTCCCGACACTGTGCAG GTGACTTGATCTGTAGTACCACAAGCGGACACAATTGCTCCGAATGTCCTCAAGGTTATTACCTCTCTAGTTATAATTCTGACCAAGAACCACTATGCTCAAGAAGTACTCAATTAACATTTGGGAAAAAATCTCGGAACAAATATATTGTTATAG GTTGCACCAGTGGTGGGTTTGGGATGTTGTGTCTACTCACTGGAGCATGGTGGATGTACAAGTTTCTCAAGCGAAAAATGGAAATCATGCTCAAGCAAAAGTTCTTCAAGAGAAATGGTGGTTTATTGCTGCAACAAGAGTTAGCTTCCACTGAAGGTAATATTGACAAATCAAAATTGTTTACTTCTAAGGAATTGGAAACAGCCACTGATCACTATAACACGAATCGAATTCTTGGCCAAGGAGGCCAAGGCACTGTGTACAAAGGAATGCTAGCAGATGGAAGAATCGTGGCTATTAAAAAATCCAAAGTAATAGATGAGAGTAAAGttgatgaatttattaatgagGTGGCTATTTTGTCTCAAATTAACCATAGAAATGTTGTTAAGCTACTAGGATGTTGCTTGGAGACTGAAGTTCCTCTTTTAGTCTATGAGTTCATTATCAATGGAACACTCTTTCAATACTTACACGATCAAAATGAGGAGTTTCCAATCACATGGGAAATTCGACTGCGGATTGCTATTGAAGTTTCAGATGCTGTGTCCTATCTACATTCTGCTGCTTCGATACCCATTTATCATCGAGATATCAAGTCTACAAACATACTTTTGGATGGTAAATATCGTGCCAAAGTTTCAGATTTCGGGGCATCAAGATCTATGGCAATTGATCAAACACATATGACTACTCAAGTCCAAGGTACCTTTGGATACTTAGATCCTGAGTATTTTCGATCGAGTCAATTTACAGAGAAAAGTGATGTTTACAGCTTTGGAGTGGTTCTTGCTGAGCTCTTAACAGGAGAGAGAGCAATTCGTGTCACCAACTTCGAAGAAGACAAAAGTTTAGCAGCATACTTTCTATGTGCAATGAAAGAGGACAGTTTGTTTGAAATCCTTGATGCTCATGTCCTGAAGGAGGCTTCCCACGAAGACATTGTAACAGTTGCTAAACTCACAAATAGATGCTTGAATCTTAATGGGAAGAAAAGGCCTACAATGAAAGAAGTAGCCGTGGTATTAGCAGGGATTAAAGCATGCGATGGAACTTCAAATATTATCCAAGAAAGTGTTGAGAGTGACATAGCTGAAAGTTCTGAAACTGGTGAATCTTTCACCGAATCATATACTGATAGTGTCACTATTCCGGTGGATGCTGATCctctaatttcaaaaaaatg GTATTATGGGGAGGATCCCAAttgtgggaggcacctttaa